A window of Sinimarinibacterium sp. NLF-5-8 genomic DNA:
GGACAAACGGGCTTGCAAGCCCTTGATGAGTGCCTGCACATACTGGCGCGCGCCACCGGCGACGGTGTACCACTGCGGTCGATCCTGTACCTGGAGCAAGCCGTGGTTGTGGCAAAAGCGCACCATCGTCGCCACCGGAAACCGCAGCATTTGATCGGTTGGGCAGCTCCAGATACAGCCGAGCATTGGCAAAAAATACCAATCCCGAAAGACCGCATCAAAACCCTGCGCATCTAAAAAATCGCCCAACGGCTGCGTCAACGCCTGCTCATCGCCGCTGTGCGCCAAAGCCGTGCACAAGCGATTAAAGCGCAGCACTTGCGCCAGCATCGACAAAAACTGCGGGCGTAGCAGATTGCGTTTTTGCGCAAACACCGTCGCCAGATTGGAGCCACTCCACTCCAGTGCCGCCGCCCCCAGCACGCCCGCCCCCGGCACTTGCACCGAAAACGACATCTCCGAGGCCGCCGTTGGCACCTTGAGTTCATCAAACAGTGCAATCAGCCCTGGATAAGTGCGCTGGTTAAACACCAAAAAGCCGGTGTCCACCCCACAGCTCACGGTTTGTCCATGCGCATCCGGCAGGCTCACATCAACGGTGTGGGTATGCCCGCCAAAATAATCACCCGCTTCAAACACGCTCACTTGTGCGTGATTGCGCAGGCGATGTGCCGCCGTCAGTCCTGAAATGCCCGATCCGATCACGGCGACTTTCATAATGCTTCCGTTGAATGATGTTTTGAAGCGGCAGAAAGCCACCGCAGCTGTGATGTAATGTATTAGACAAAACAATTTCTGTCTAGGACAATTAATCAAACGCAACAGACTTTCCATGACGCCTTCAACGCCACCAACGACCCCAAACCCTTTGAAAAACAGCAACGCCAGACTCACCATTGCCGCAGTTGAACGTGAAACCGGCCTGGGCAAAGACACTCTGCGTGTTTGGGAACGCCGTTACGGTTTTCCGACGCCAACGCGCGACACCGCAGGCGATCGGCTGTATAACGCCGAGCAAGTCCGACAGCTCAAATGGATCAGCCGTCTGCTGGATGCCGGCCTGCGCCCGGGCAAGATCGTGGGTCTGGATGACGCCGCGCTGCAAGCCTTATTGGCACAGAACGTCGCCGCGCCGAATCCACAATTGTCCAAGACAAAAACAGCACAATCGGCGATCAACAGCATGATTGGCGAATTGCTGAGCACCATCGGCAAACACGATCCGCGCAGCCTGCGGCACAGCCTCAGCCGCGCCCAACTGCGAATGGGGCTCACCGCGTTCATCACCGATCTGGTCGCCCCGCTGAAC
This region includes:
- a CDS encoding NAD(P)/FAD-dependent oxidoreductase yields the protein MKVAVIGSGISGLTAAHRLRNHAQVSVFEAGDYFGGHTHTVDVSLPDAHGQTVSCGVDTGFLVFNQRTYPGLIALFDELKVPTAASEMSFSVQVPGAGVLGAAALEWSGSNLATVFAQKRNLLRPQFLSMLAQVLRFNRLCTALAHSGDEQALTQPLGDFLDAQGFDAVFRDWYFLPMLGCIWSCPTDQMLRFPVATMVRFCHNHGLLQVQDRPQWYTVAGGARQYVQALIKGLQARLSTPVVRIERSAAGVVVHSSDGAERFDALVLAVHSDQALRLLAQPSAAEQQVLGAIGYQANRAVLHTDASVMPQRRSAWASWNYQRAADAAQESARVCLHYWINRLQPLPFAQPVLVSLNPLVPIDPALVLGAYDYAHPVFDLAALAAQKQLPQIQGQHNTWFAGAWTGYGFHEDGLQSGLRAAQGVVAWLEQRRAA